In bacterium, one genomic interval encodes:
- the rplB gene encoding 50S ribosomal protein L2 — MAIKKLKPVTPGQRFRTVSDFSELTASRPEKSLLEPLNKTGGRNNNGRITCRHRGGGHKRRYRLIDFKRDKRDIPARVATVEYDPNRSARIALLSYADGEKRYILWPNGLKVNDTVLAGEAATFNVGNSLPLHRVPLGTLVHNVELQIGRGGQIVRSAGSFAQVLAKEGDYVTLRLPSGEVRMVHRNCYATIGEVGNSEHENVVIGKAGKTRWLGRRPKVRGVAMNPVDHPHGGGEGRTSGGRHPVTPWGVPTKGFKTRHKKPSDRFIVRRRGKK; from the coding sequence ATGGCCATCAAAAAACTGAAGCCCGTGACGCCCGGACAGCGCTTCCGCACGGTCTCCGACTTCAGCGAGCTGACCGCGAGTCGTCCCGAGAAGTCGCTGCTCGAGCCCCTCAACAAGACGGGCGGGCGCAACAACAACGGCCGCATCACCTGCCGGCACCGCGGCGGCGGCCACAAGCGCCGCTACCGGCTGATCGACTTCAAGCGCGACAAGCGCGATATCCCGGCGCGCGTGGCGACGGTCGAGTACGACCCGAACCGCAGCGCCCGCATCGCCCTGCTGTCCTACGCGGACGGCGAGAAGCGCTACATCCTCTGGCCGAACGGCCTGAAGGTGAACGACACGGTGCTGGCCGGCGAGGCCGCCACGTTCAACGTTGGCAACTCGCTGCCGCTGCACCGCGTGCCCCTGGGCACCCTGGTGCACAACGTCGAGCTGCAGATCGGCCGCGGCGGCCAGATCGTGCGCAGCGCCGGCTCGTTCGCCCAGGTGCTGGCCAAGGAGGGCGACTACGTCACCCTGCGCCTGCCCAGCGGCGAGGTGCGCATGGTGCATCGCAACTGTTACGCCACCATCGGCGAGGTCGGCAACTCCGAGCACGAGAACGTCGTGATCGGCAAGGCGGGCAAGACCCGCTGGCTCGGCCGCCGTCCCAAGGTGCGCGGCGTGGCCATGAACCCGGTGGACCATCCGCACGGCGGCGGCGAGGGCCGCACCTCGGGCGGCCGGCACCCGGTCACGCCCTGGGGCGTGCCCACCAAGGGCTTCAAGACGCGTCACAAGAAGCCGTCCGACCGCTTCATCGTGCGGCGGCGGGGCAAGAAGTAG
- the rpsS gene encoding 30S ribosomal protein S19 has protein sequence MARSIKKGPFIDDHLMKKVVDMNDKGEKRVVKTWSRRSTIVPEFLGHTLAVHNGKQFIPVYVQENMVGHKLGEFAATRTYRGHTSKDKKKK, from the coding sequence ATGGCTCGTTCGATCAAAAAGGGTCCCTTCATCGACGACCACCTCATGAAGAAGGTCGTCGACATGAACGACAAGGGTGAGAAGCGGGTCGTCAAGACCTGGTCGCGCCGCTCGACGATCGTGCCCGAGTTCCTCGGCCACACCCTTGCCGTGCACAACGGCAAGCAGTTCATCCCGGTCTACGTCCAGGAGAACATGGTGGGTCACAAGCTCGGGGAGTTCGCGGCGACGCGGACCTACCGCGGTCATACGAGCAAGGACAAGAAGAAGAAGTAG
- the rplP gene encoding 50S ribosomal protein L16 has protein sequence MLMPKRTKFRKMHKGRMRGTTLRGATVAFGDYGLQAVECGWASSRQIEAARVAITRSIKRVGKVWIRVFPDKPITLKPAETRMGKGKGNPEYWVAVIKPGRILYEVNGVNLESAKEAFRLGAAKLPFKTRVVTRRGE, from the coding sequence ATGTTGATGCCGAAGAGGACGAAGTTCAGGAAGATGCACAAGGGCCGCATGCGGGGCACCACCCTGCGCGGCGCCACCGTGGCGTTCGGCGACTACGGGCTCCAGGCCGTCGAGTGCGGCTGGGCCTCGAGCCGCCAGATCGAGGCCGCCCGTGTGGCGATCACCCGCAGCATCAAGCGCGTCGGCAAGGTCTGGATCCGCGTCTTTCCCGACAAGCCCATCACCCTGAAGCCCGCCGAGACGCGCATGGGCAAGGGCAAGGGCAACCCCGAGTACTGGGTCGCCGTGATCAAGCCCGGCCGGATCCTGTACGAGGTCAACGGCGTGAACCTGGAGTCGGCCAAGGAGGCCTTCCGCCTCGGCGCCGCCAAGCTGCCCTTCAAGACGCGCGTCGTCACCCGGCGCGGGGAGTGA
- the rpmC gene encoding 50S ribosomal protein L29 codes for MMKAHDLREMSVEELQGLVSEKSEELLNLRMQLKMRRLDNPLQVRAARRELAVIKTVINEKTSGR; via the coding sequence ATGATGAAAGCCCACGATCTGCGGGAGATGTCCGTCGAGGAGCTGCAGGGGCTCGTCTCGGAGAAGTCCGAGGAGCTGCTGAACCTGCGGATGCAGCTGAAGATGCGCCGCCTGGACAACCCGCTGCAGGTCCGCGCCGCCCGCCGCGAGCTGGCGGTCATCAAGACGGTGATCAACGAGAAGACGTCCGGGCGCTGA
- the rpsC gene encoding 30S ribosomal protein S3 — protein sequence MGQKTHPVGFRLGIVKDWNSSWFSDKSYADWLQEDLLLRRYVTARVGSAGIASIKIKRYREKVNVIISTSRPGVVIGRQGKRADELRAELQQTIGKNVKLDVEEVKKPELSAPLVAEHVAAQLQGRVSFRRAMKKSIATAMRMGAKGIKIRCAGRLGGSEMSRVENYHDGSVPLHTLRSDIDYGTTTARTTYGAIGVKVWICKGEIFPADFKEQLRSQVHEERA from the coding sequence ATGGGTCAGAAAACGCATCCGGTCGGATTCCGCTTGGGAATCGTCAAGGACTGGAACTCTTCGTGGTTCAGCGACAAGAGCTATGCGGACTGGCTGCAGGAAGACCTGCTGCTGCGGCGCTACGTGACGGCGCGCGTGGGCAGCGCCGGCATCGCCTCGATCAAGATCAAGCGCTACCGCGAGAAGGTGAACGTCATCATCTCGACCAGCCGGCCCGGCGTCGTCATCGGCCGGCAGGGCAAGCGCGCCGACGAGCTGCGCGCCGAGCTGCAGCAGACGATCGGCAAGAACGTCAAGCTGGACGTCGAAGAGGTCAAGAAGCCCGAGCTCTCCGCGCCGCTCGTCGCCGAGCACGTCGCCGCGCAGCTCCAGGGCCGCGTCTCGTTCCGCCGCGCGATGAAGAAGTCCATCGCCACGGCCATGCGCATGGGCGCCAAGGGCATCAAGATCCGCTGCGCCGGTCGCCTGGGCGGCTCCGAGATGTCCCGCGTCGAGAACTACCACGACGGCAGCGTGCCCCTGCACACGCTGCGGTCCGACATCGACTACGGCACCACCACGGCCCGCACGACCTACGGCGCCATCGGTGTGAAGGTGTGGATCTGCAAAGGCGAGATCTTCCCGGCCGATTTCAAGGAGCAGCTGCGTTCCCAGGTGCACGAGGAGCGCGCCTAG
- the rplV gene encoding 50S ribosomal protein L22, which yields MDGRAVNRFVRISARKARIVADLVRGKRVDQALMILRLTPKKASPLLTKAILSATANARVAGGAEARVENSGFIVSEVRIDEGPTMKRIRPRAQGRAYRILKRTSHIQVTVSSVQ from the coding sequence ATGGACGGCCGTGCAGTCAATCGTTTTGTCAGGATTTCGGCCCGGAAGGCCCGCATCGTGGCCGACCTGGTGCGGGGCAAGCGCGTGGATCAGGCCCTGATGATCCTGCGGCTGACGCCGAAGAAGGCGTCGCCCCTGCTCACCAAGGCGATCCTCTCGGCGACGGCGAACGCCCGCGTCGCCGGCGGCGCCGAGGCCCGGGTCGAGAATTCGGGCTTCATCGTCTCGGAGGTCCGCATCGACGAGGGCCCGACGATGAAGCGGATCCGCCCCCGCGCCCAGGGCCGGGCGTACCGGATCCTCAAGCGGACCAGCCACATCCAGGTGACGGTTTCCTCCGTCCAGTAG